From a region of the Thermosipho melanesiensis BI429 genome:
- a CDS encoding KamA family radical SAM protein, protein MPVNYIINIEKVDQLTEKEKQELKKVTEKYKFRANDYYLSLINWEDPNDPIRKLIIPQLEELEEWGKLDASNEKSYTISKGLQHKYRDTALLLVNDVCGGFCRFCFRKRLFINIGEEVARDVTEDLEYIKKHKEITNVLLTGGDPLLLSTKKLEKIISQIREIEHVQIIRIGSKMVAFNPYRIIEDPELIELIKKYSTNEKKIYIMTQFNHPRELTEQAIIAVNMLQKAGAILANQTPLIKGVNDDWKTLMELFKKLSFIGVPPYYVFQGRPVAGNKPFAVPVEEGYQIFLKAIMNVSGLAKRARFAMSHETGKIEVSALTKEHIIFRYQRAHNPKNAGKIMVFKRNPNAYWFDDYNELVEEYVIENPLT, encoded by the coding sequence ATGCCTGTCAACTACATTATAAACATTGAAAAAGTAGACCAGTTAACGGAAAAAGAAAAACAAGAATTGAAAAAAGTCACGGAAAAGTATAAATTCCGTGCAAATGACTATTACCTAAGTCTAATAAACTGGGAAGATCCAAATGACCCCATTAGGAAACTGATTATTCCTCAATTAGAAGAATTAGAAGAATGGGGTAAATTAGATGCATCAAACGAAAAAAGTTATACAATAAGCAAAGGACTTCAACACAAATACAGAGATACAGCACTCTTACTGGTAAACGATGTATGCGGTGGTTTTTGTAGATTTTGCTTTAGAAAAAGGTTATTCATAAACATAGGTGAAGAAGTTGCAAGAGATGTAACTGAAGACTTAGAATACATAAAAAAACATAAAGAAATTACAAATGTATTACTCACCGGCGGAGATCCTTTGTTATTATCAACAAAAAAATTGGAAAAAATAATATCCCAAATTAGAGAAATTGAACACGTACAAATTATAAGAATAGGTAGTAAAATGGTTGCCTTCAATCCATACAGAATCATAGAAGACCCGGAATTAATAGAATTAATTAAAAAATACTCAACAAACGAAAAGAAAATTTACATAATGACACAATTTAATCACCCAAGAGAACTTACAGAACAAGCAATTATAGCCGTTAACATGCTTCAAAAAGCTGGTGCTATACTTGCAAACCAAACTCCATTAATCAAAGGCGTAAATGATGACTGGAAAACATTAATGGAACTGTTTAAAAAACTTTCCTTTATAGGTGTTCCACCATACTATGTCTTCCAGGGAAGACCTGTTGCTGGTAACAAACCATTTGCTGTGCCCGTAGAAGAAGGATACCAAATCTTTTTAAAAGCAATAATGAACGTTTCTGGACTTGCAAAAAGAGCAAGATTTGCAATGTCTCATGAAACAGGTAAAATAGAAGTATCAGCCTTAACAAAAGAACATATCATTTTTAGATACCAAAGGGCCCATAACCCGAAAAATGCTGGCAAAATAATGGTCTTTAAAAGAAACCCAAATGCTTATTGGTTTGACGATTACAATGAACTTGTTGAAGAATACGTTATAGAAAATCCTTTAACTTAA
- a CDS encoding alpha-mannosidase, translating to MYRSKDKELNHLKRMLSEIFPYCIIKRTPLEGWKVNKKLISPPFKWNKNLIIFENEFLLSEKNVYFRGWFGGESLVYIDGETVGEINPYHREIDLSHFSDGKKHNIKVETVPRGLFGTKEEPIFNESFFIKYDIEFKRALNFVYNVIQVAEETKNNTLSKKLMDLTDEFLSSIHIPRNTEEYLENALDNPAIINEVKSVWNPPKLKQKNSRDNKEIKEKFLTAFSKYKAKIKEIDIPKYGKVFLVGHAHIDYAWLWPIDETKRKINRTFSNAISLSQKYKEFIFTQSSAKMYKDIKETNPILFSKIKQKVKGGQWETIGGMWVESDCNIPSAESLIRQFYYGQKFFEKEFGKKSNVCWLPDVFGFSWILPQILKEANIDYFVTTKLYWNESNEFPYDLCKWRGLDGSEVIYYSFKNLEEGYNGKISAKSVLNTFENFRQKDLTSNILLSFGYGDGGGGPTEEMCENYYALKEIPGIPDIQYSQVGNFVKKLPTKNLPTWDGELYLELHRGTLTSQSRIKILHKKCEDKLREVEILNVLLDKDYQKEIDNLWDTVLYNEFHDILPGSSINEVYERAEKELSFVLKKAKEIEDKITGEKTDRYITIFNPSSFKQKIKFTLDKAFTLELNGKSLKVQKTFDGKFIYYLDETIDPLEFLKLKIKNSKPIFEEGKFKNNPIDFSINEDGTINLYYEDKYEKNLNTLMLYKDIPYYWENWDIDINYKKSGIKLEAENIQTLEEGPLRKVIQITYNIENSTIRQYYIIWKDSKVVEIKNEIDWHMRRSLLKALFPTDILSRIATYDLDIGYIQRPTHKNTNYEKARFEVLGHRWVNLSQYDFGISILNNGKYGHHVDRNTIELSLLKSGIYPDFFADEGKHEFSYAILPSNDVKETIQAADIFNKNIIAFYKDLECKRKIEISPDNFKILALKQTNNNIVLRIAEVVGTSGKLKLNIPFSRKISLTNILEEEKIELKSNEITYFPFKIYTLLIEK from the coding sequence ATGTATAGAAGCAAAGACAAGGAATTAAATCATTTAAAGAGAATGTTATCGGAAATCTTTCCATATTGCATAATAAAAAGGACACCACTTGAAGGTTGGAAAGTAAATAAAAAACTGATATCACCTCCATTTAAATGGAATAAAAATTTAATTATCTTTGAAAACGAGTTTTTACTTTCTGAAAAAAATGTGTATTTCAGAGGATGGTTTGGAGGAGAATCATTGGTGTATATAGATGGTGAAACAGTTGGAGAGATAAATCCATATCACCGTGAAATAGACCTTTCTCATTTTTCTGATGGAAAAAAACACAACATAAAAGTTGAAACAGTTCCAAGAGGATTATTTGGAACAAAAGAAGAACCTATCTTTAATGAATCTTTCTTTATAAAATACGACATAGAATTTAAACGGGCATTAAATTTTGTATACAACGTAATTCAGGTAGCAGAAGAGACAAAAAATAATACACTCTCAAAAAAACTCATGGATTTAACTGATGAATTTCTCTCCAGTATACACATTCCAAGAAATACAGAAGAATATTTGGAAAACGCTTTGGACAACCCAGCAATAATAAATGAAGTAAAAAGTGTATGGAATCCCCCAAAATTAAAACAAAAAAACTCAAGGGACAACAAAGAAATTAAAGAGAAATTTCTAACTGCATTTAGCAAATACAAAGCAAAAATAAAAGAAATAGATATTCCAAAATACGGGAAAGTTTTTTTAGTAGGACATGCACATATCGATTATGCCTGGCTTTGGCCTATTGATGAAACAAAAAGAAAAATAAACAGAACGTTTTCAAACGCAATTTCCCTTTCTCAAAAATACAAAGAATTCATCTTTACACAATCCTCTGCAAAAATGTACAAAGACATCAAAGAAACAAATCCCATATTGTTTTCAAAAATAAAACAAAAGGTGAAAGGTGGGCAATGGGAAACAATTGGTGGAATGTGGGTAGAATCAGATTGTAATATTCCTTCGGCTGAATCATTAATTAGGCAATTTTACTATGGGCAAAAGTTTTTTGAAAAAGAATTTGGAAAAAAATCAAATGTTTGTTGGCTTCCAGATGTCTTCGGTTTTTCATGGATTCTCCCTCAAATATTAAAAGAAGCAAATATAGACTACTTTGTAACCACAAAACTTTACTGGAACGAATCAAATGAATTTCCATACGACCTATGCAAATGGCGTGGTTTAGATGGAAGTGAAGTAATATACTATAGCTTCAAAAATTTAGAAGAAGGATACAACGGAAAAATATCGGCAAAATCTGTACTAAACACATTTGAAAATTTTAGACAAAAAGACCTTACATCTAATATTCTACTTTCATTTGGATATGGTGATGGTGGAGGGGGTCCTACCGAAGAAATGTGTGAAAACTATTATGCGCTAAAAGAAATTCCCGGGATACCCGATATACAATATTCCCAAGTTGGAAATTTTGTAAAAAAACTTCCAACCAAAAACCTCCCAACATGGGATGGTGAACTATACCTTGAATTACACAGAGGAACTCTTACTTCACAATCTAGGATAAAAATATTACATAAGAAATGTGAAGACAAATTAAGAGAAGTAGAAATACTAAATGTTTTACTAGATAAAGATTACCAAAAAGAAATAGACAACCTCTGGGATACTGTATTGTACAACGAATTCCATGACATTCTTCCAGGCTCTTCAATAAATGAGGTATACGAAAGAGCAGAAAAAGAATTATCATTTGTATTAAAAAAAGCAAAAGAGATCGAAGATAAAATAACGGGAGAAAAAACAGATAGATATATTACCATATTTAATCCTTCTTCATTTAAACAAAAGATAAAATTCACATTAGACAAGGCATTTACACTAGAATTAAATGGAAAATCTCTAAAAGTTCAAAAAACATTTGATGGTAAATTCATATATTATTTAGATGAAACAATAGATCCACTTGAATTTTTGAAATTAAAAATAAAAAATTCAAAGCCTATTTTTGAAGAAGGCAAATTTAAAAACAATCCTATAGATTTTTCAATAAATGAAGATGGCACAATAAACTTATATTATGAAGATAAATACGAAAAAAATTTGAACACCTTAATGCTTTACAAAGACATTCCATACTATTGGGAAAACTGGGATATTGACATAAACTACAAAAAATCTGGTATAAAGCTTGAAGCAGAAAACATACAAACACTCGAAGAAGGGCCATTAAGAAAAGTAATACAAATAACATACAACATTGAAAATTCAACTATTAGACAATATTACATTATTTGGAAAGATTCAAAAGTTGTGGAAATAAAAAATGAAATAGATTGGCATATGAGAAGGAGTCTATTAAAAGCCTTATTTCCAACAGATATACTTAGTAGGATAGCAACATATGATTTAGACATAGGATACATACAACGACCCACTCATAAAAATACAAATTATGAAAAGGCCCGATTTGAAGTTTTAGGACATAGATGGGTAAATCTTTCGCAATACGATTTTGGAATATCCATACTCAATAATGGAAAATATGGACACCATGTTGACAGAAACACAATTGAATTGTCTTTATTAAAATCAGGAATATACCCTGACTTTTTTGCAGACGAAGGAAAACACGAATTTTCATACGCTATCCTTCCAAGTAACGACGTAAAAGAAACCATTCAAGCCGCAGATATATTTAACAAAAACATTATAGCATTTTACAAGGATTTAGAATGTAAAAGAAAGATAGAAATCTCTCCAGATAATTTCAAAATCCTAGCCTTAAAACAAACAAACAACAATATAGTCTTACGAATAGCAGAAGTTGTAGGAACAAGTGGCAAACTTAAATTAAACATTCCATTTTCCAGAAAAATCTCACTGACTAATATTTTAGAAGAAGAAAAAATCGAATTAAAAAGTAATGAAATAACCTACTTCCCTTTCAAAATATATACCCTCCTAATAGAAAAATAG
- a CDS encoding GntR family transcriptional regulator, translating to MIPLYLRIANFIETKILKGDYLPGDKIPSENVLAEEFNTTRSTVRKALSELEKKGIITRVFGIGTFVTEINVISKKKIGIIVQNTKIVYGIIKFCSKIGSKCFVVESIPNLEAEKNAIKELLSMGVDGIIMEPTIITMGNEILKSLLNSNFPIVFVDRNIDIGMSVPTVLNDNYHGGKILGEHMRKYHKTKKPLYVTSEDLTISSVQERYQGISSGLKIKPEILKIPTIDGDYSKLVKLSKNFDTIFFCNDMMAVRGITTLLKANVKIPEDVKIVGYDNDYVSKVIEPPLTTINQDLSLIGETAASLIVRLIKKENIEMINRIKSNIVVRNSCGCGKGEKHV from the coding sequence ATGATCCCTCTCTATCTAAGAATTGCAAATTTTATCGAAACCAAAATATTAAAAGGCGACTATTTACCAGGCGATAAAATTCCTTCGGAAAATGTACTTGCCGAAGAATTTAACACAACCAGAAGCACTGTAAGAAAAGCCTTATCAGAACTTGAGAAAAAGGGAATAATAACCCGTGTTTTTGGAATTGGGACCTTTGTAACGGAAATCAACGTCATATCTAAAAAGAAAATAGGTATCATTGTTCAGAACACAAAAATTGTATACGGAATAATAAAGTTTTGTTCAAAAATAGGAAGTAAATGTTTTGTAGTAGAAAGCATACCAAATCTTGAAGCAGAAAAAAACGCTATAAAAGAATTACTTTCAATGGGCGTAGACGGTATAATAATGGAGCCAACAATAATTACTATGGGAAACGAAATATTAAAATCTTTATTAAATTCAAACTTTCCAATTGTTTTTGTAGATAGAAATATTGATATAGGAATGTCAGTACCAACAGTTTTAAACGACAATTACCACGGTGGAAAAATATTAGGTGAACATATGAGAAAATATCATAAAACAAAAAAACCGCTATACGTTACAAGCGAAGATTTGACAATTTCAAGCGTTCAAGAAAGATATCAAGGTATCTCTTCAGGATTAAAAATAAAACCTGAAATTTTAAAAATTCCCACAATAGACGGAGACTATTCCAAACTTGTAAAACTCTCAAAGAATTTCGATACAATCTTCTTCTGTAACGATATGATGGCAGTTAGAGGAATTACCACATTACTTAAGGCAAACGTAAAAATACCCGAAGATGTAAAGATTGTGGGATATGATAACGACTACGTATCCAAAGTAATTGAACCTCCACTTACAACTATTAACCAAGATTTATCATTAATAGGAGAAACAGCAGCTTCATTAATAGTTAGACTTATAAAAAAGGAAAACATAGAAATGATCAATAGAATAAAAAGCAATATTGTGGTTAGAAATTCATGTGGATGTGGAAAGGGTGAAAAACATGTATAG
- a CDS encoding glycoside hydrolase family 130 protein yields the protein MIPWEERPNSSTEILWRYSKNPVIKRNAAKNSNSIFNSAIVKHKDGFAGVFRVDDKQRNMNIRTGFSKDGLDWTINNHPIEFIKESEEIKSDYKYDPRVVYIEDRYWITWCNGYHGPTIGVGYTFDFEKFYQIENAFLPYNRNGVLFPRKINGKYAMLSRPSDTGHTPFGDIFYSESPDMIHWGKHRYVMGAGYTPWQSLKIGPGPAPIETKEGWLLFYHGVLLSCNGYVYSFGAALLDLEKPWKVIKRSKSYLLSPQEIYEQVGDVPNVVFPVSAITENNNVVIYYGAADTVTAIAFGYISEILDWLKYEN from the coding sequence TTGATTCCTTGGGAAGAAAGACCAAATAGTTCAACTGAAATCTTGTGGAGATATTCCAAAAACCCGGTTATAAAAAGAAATGCTGCAAAAAATTCAAATAGTATTTTTAACAGCGCGATAGTAAAGCACAAAGATGGTTTTGCGGGAGTTTTTAGGGTAGATGACAAACAAAGAAATATGAACATAAGAACAGGATTTAGCAAAGATGGATTAGATTGGACAATAAATAATCATCCCATAGAGTTCATAAAAGAGTCAGAAGAAATCAAAAGCGACTATAAATACGATCCTAGAGTGGTATATATTGAAGATAGATATTGGATAACCTGGTGTAATGGTTACCACGGTCCAACTATTGGAGTGGGATATACCTTTGACTTTGAAAAATTTTACCAAATAGAAAATGCATTCCTACCTTACAATAGAAACGGCGTATTATTTCCTAGAAAAATAAATGGAAAGTATGCAATGCTTAGTAGACCTTCTGACACTGGACACACACCATTTGGAGATATATTTTACAGCGAAAGTCCAGATATGATACACTGGGGAAAACACAGATATGTTATGGGAGCAGGATACACTCCATGGCAATCTTTGAAAATAGGACCAGGTCCAGCTCCTATTGAAACAAAAGAAGGTTGGCTCTTGTTTTATCATGGTGTACTACTTTCATGTAACGGTTATGTATATAGCTTTGGTGCTGCTCTCCTTGATCTTGAAAAACCATGGAAGGTTATTAAACGCTCAAAATCTTATCTTCTATCTCCACAGGAAATTTACGAACAAGTTGGAGATGTACCAAATGTGGTCTTTCCCGTATCGGCAATTACCGAAAATAACAACGTAGTTATATATTATGGTGCCGCTGATACGGTAACTGCAATTGCTTTTGGATATATTAGTGAAATATTAGATTGGTTAAAATACGAAAACTAG
- a CDS encoding carbohydrate ABC transporter permease, with protein sequence MRKNTYIIRRIILLIITFIYLLPFFWMIGTSLKPDSELLTFPPKIFPQNPDWSNYKKALEKFPFFLYLKNSIIITIGNLVGVVFSAPFVAYGFSKIKWRGRNFFFAVMMASIMLPGAVTMIPVFLIYKHLGWLDTFLPLIVPAFLGGGAMNVFLIRQFFNTIPNEIIEAAKIDGASDFKIFFKIMLPLSKPVLALVSLFTFTGTWNNYMGPLIYITSETKYPLALGMPMFMSRYGTYWNQAMAAATLTLIPTIIFFFIAQKYLIEGIKLTGIK encoded by the coding sequence ATGAGAAAAAATACGTATATCATAAGGAGAATTATTCTATTAATCATCACTTTCATATACCTATTACCCTTTTTTTGGATGATAGGCACTTCACTAAAACCTGATAGTGAACTTTTAACTTTTCCACCAAAAATATTTCCACAGAATCCAGATTGGAGCAATTACAAAAAAGCTTTGGAAAAATTTCCTTTTTTTCTTTACTTAAAAAATAGTATAATTATTACCATAGGAAACCTTGTTGGGGTTGTTTTTTCCGCTCCATTTGTTGCATACGGATTTTCAAAAATAAAATGGCGGGGAAGAAACTTTTTCTTTGCTGTTATGATGGCAAGTATAATGCTTCCTGGTGCAGTAACGATGATACCTGTCTTTCTTATATACAAACATCTTGGATGGCTAGATACATTTCTTCCGCTAATAGTACCTGCCTTTTTAGGGGGTGGTGCTATGAATGTGTTTTTAATAAGGCAATTTTTCAACACTATTCCAAACGAAATAATTGAAGCCGCAAAAATCGATGGTGCAAGTGACTTTAAAATATTTTTTAAAATAATGCTCCCCCTATCAAAACCCGTCTTGGCATTAGTTTCACTCTTTACATTTACAGGCACCTGGAACAACTATATGGGACCTTTAATCTATATCACTAGCGAAACAAAATATCCTCTTGCTTTAGGTATGCCTATGTTTATGAGTAGATACGGTACGTACTGGAATCAAGCTATGGCAGCTGCAACGCTTACTCTTATTCCAACAATTATCTTTTTCTTTATCGCACAAAAGTATTTAATAGAAGGTATTAAACTTACTGGAATAAAATAA
- a CDS encoding carbohydrate ABC transporter permease: MKKERKNILKGLIFISPWLFGFIIFTLIPFIASFYYSFTEFSITTDVKWIGTENYVKIFNDPLFWKSLKNTLIFAIGLVPLGLIVALGIAFLLNKPLKEVAFYRAAIYMPSIVPAFAFSAVVTWFFHPYLGLVNSLLDLIGVEGPLWLSSEKWVKPTIIIAAQWGVGSAMLIFSAALKDIPKELYESAKIDGAKSFTMFRKITLPLITPTILYYLITSTIGALQIFDLPMLLTNGGPANASLSLSIYIYKHAFTYTNMGYASALSWILFGLTFILTLLYFATSKKWVYYFGN; the protein is encoded by the coding sequence ATGAAAAAAGAAAGAAAAAACATATTAAAAGGACTTATATTTATTTCTCCTTGGCTATTTGGATTTATTATTTTTACCCTTATACCTTTTATAGCTTCATTTTACTATTCTTTTACAGAATTTAGTATTACCACCGATGTAAAATGGATCGGCACGGAAAATTACGTAAAAATCTTTAACGACCCTTTGTTTTGGAAAAGCTTGAAAAACACTTTAATTTTTGCAATAGGATTAGTTCCTCTGGGATTAATCGTGGCATTGGGAATAGCATTTTTATTAAACAAACCATTAAAAGAAGTGGCATTTTATAGAGCTGCAATATATATGCCTTCTATTGTACCAGCCTTTGCTTTTTCGGCAGTTGTCACCTGGTTTTTCCATCCTTATCTTGGATTGGTTAACAGCCTATTAGATTTAATAGGTGTTGAGGGGCCATTATGGTTAAGTAGTGAAAAATGGGTAAAACCTACAATTATTATTGCCGCACAATGGGGCGTAGGTAGTGCTATGTTGATTTTTTCCGCTGCTTTAAAAGACATACCCAAAGAGCTGTATGAATCTGCAAAAATAGATGGAGCAAAAAGCTTTACAATGTTTAGAAAAATCACACTACCACTTATTACCCCTACTATATTGTATTATCTTATTACATCAACAATAGGTGCGTTACAAATTTTTGATCTTCCTATGCTATTAACAAATGGTGGGCCAGCAAATGCAAGTTTATCTCTATCCATATATATTTACAAACACGCATTTACTTACACAAATATGGGGTATGCTTCTGCTCTTTCTTGGATTTTATTTGGTCTCACATTCATTTTAACCTTATTGTATTTTGCAACCTCTAAAAAATGGGTCTACTATTTTGGAAACTAG
- a CDS encoding endo-beta-N-acetylglucosaminidase — protein sequence MKKLVFILLIIFSIFVYAIPESSYWYPNDLLDWKSDPNIVYNISHIPLAKRIYAEPITNFAEKDVKIMVLSIMNPSTSGMPSQGSNNSFKTYPFSFWQYVDYLVAWAGSAGEGIIVPPSADVIDLAHKNGVYVLGTIFFPPNIYGGRRNWVDQLLKEENGKFIIADKLIEVAETYGFDGWFINQETKGCNETHVKKMINFLNYLKEKAPWMKVVWYDAMSKIGAIEWQGELNENNVVYIVNNDKKLVDAIFLDFRWQSLKRPETIENTLNTMKKYNLKKDDIFVGFDLQANGFYTYSNWPKIIDENGKLKVSLGFYCPSWAYYSTKNISKFWQNEETLWIADHPVLTYNGKEEFFKIKWNENYKQYRWQAPSKFVVEKSPITSLPFITHFNAGHGYAFYVDGKKLSNIPWNNRSLMDIFPTYRWKVTGPIPKIFVDYSTAYYGGSSLKIQGNLEKGERTLITLYAAELYIENPTILETVIKGTGNIKTRVILTFENNKNKSYELKLFDDWVKTIYNLETEKNIKYISFEIEGSTKTSYNINIGKIGIIPVKNEKVRKVTNVKIDELTFKEGLYAQMKLHWNKSNAEYYEIYRIKNGKREFVWATYNNYTYISEITRYGKETSTTLEIVGVSKDMQRSIPTKISFNWPPYPKPKANFEVSNTIILPNSSVTFFDKSSKVTEKWLWILPGATPNVSYEKNPVVTYKKEGIYPAILVAMNSEGEDVKIYNPLIVVTTKAKNIKNLALNKKTYASSNVPTEKPSMAVDGTVENNSKWCAVGELPHWLVIDFGKEVIISSVIIKHAEAGHESPDWNTKDFRLQASDDGKSWKDISVVKGNTKGITKHSFAPVKTRYFRLFVETPTQTGDKAARIYEVEVYGLESF from the coding sequence ATGAAAAAACTGGTATTTATTCTTTTAATAATTTTCTCTATATTTGTCTACGCAATCCCGGAAAGCTCATATTGGTATCCGAACGATTTATTGGATTGGAAATCTGATCCGAATATCGTTTATAACATATCCCACATACCACTTGCAAAAAGAATATACGCCGAACCAATTACAAACTTTGCAGAAAAAGATGTAAAAATAATGGTTTTATCCATTATGAATCCTTCTACGAGTGGTATGCCATCACAAGGAAGTAATAACTCCTTTAAAACATATCCCTTTTCCTTCTGGCAATACGTTGATTATCTTGTTGCATGGGCTGGATCAGCTGGCGAAGGAATTATCGTCCCTCCAAGTGCAGATGTTATCGACCTTGCACATAAAAACGGAGTTTACGTTCTTGGAACTATATTCTTCCCTCCAAACATATATGGTGGAAGAAGAAATTGGGTTGATCAACTCTTAAAAGAGGAAAACGGAAAATTTATAATTGCAGATAAACTTATAGAAGTAGCCGAAACATATGGTTTTGATGGTTGGTTTATTAACCAAGAAACTAAAGGTTGCAATGAAACCCATGTAAAAAAGATGATAAATTTTTTAAACTACCTTAAAGAAAAAGCTCCTTGGATGAAGGTAGTCTGGTATGATGCCATGTCAAAAATTGGTGCAATAGAATGGCAAGGAGAATTAAACGAAAACAATGTTGTGTATATAGTGAACAACGACAAAAAGTTAGTAGATGCCATCTTTTTGGATTTTAGGTGGCAATCCTTAAAAAGACCTGAAACAATTGAAAATACGTTAAATACCATGAAGAAATACAACCTAAAAAAAGATGATATTTTCGTAGGTTTTGATCTCCAGGCAAATGGATTCTACACATACTCAAACTGGCCAAAAATAATCGACGAAAATGGAAAATTAAAAGTTTCTTTAGGATTTTACTGTCCAAGCTGGGCATATTATTCAACAAAGAACATTTCAAAATTCTGGCAAAATGAAGAGACACTTTGGATTGCAGACCATCCAGTGCTAACTTATAACGGAAAAGAAGAATTTTTCAAAATAAAATGGAATGAAAACTACAAACAATACAGATGGCAAGCTCCTTCAAAATTTGTTGTAGAAAAATCCCCAATAACTTCCCTCCCATTTATTACCCATTTTAATGCAGGGCATGGATATGCATTTTACGTTGACGGAAAAAAACTTTCCAATATCCCTTGGAACAACAGAAGTCTAATGGACATCTTTCCAACCTATAGATGGAAAGTAACTGGCCCTATTCCAAAAATTTTTGTTGATTATTCAACTGCATATTACGGCGGAAGCTCACTTAAAATCCAAGGTAATTTGGAAAAAGGCGAAAGAACCTTAATAACTTTGTATGCAGCAGAACTTTATATTGAAAATCCAACCATCCTTGAAACGGTTATAAAGGGAACAGGAAATATAAAAACCAGAGTCATACTCACTTTTGAAAACAACAAAAACAAAAGTTATGAGTTAAAATTATTTGATGATTGGGTAAAGACCATTTACAACTTAGAAACAGAAAAAAACATTAAATACATCTCTTTTGAGATAGAAGGTTCAACCAAGACGTCATACAACATAAATATAGGTAAAATAGGAATAATACCTGTAAAAAATGAAAAGGTAAGAAAAGTTACGAACGTAAAAATTGATGAATTAACATTCAAAGAAGGTTTATACGCACAAATGAAACTCCACTGGAACAAATCAAATGCAGAATATTACGAAATCTACAGGATAAAAAATGGAAAAAGAGAATTTGTCTGGGCAACATATAATAACTACACGTACATATCTGAAATAACAAGGTACGGAAAAGAAACCTCTACCACTCTTGAAATAGTTGGAGTTTCCAAAGATATGCAAAGATCCATTCCAACTAAAATATCTTTCAATTGGCCACCTTACCCCAAACCCAAGGCAAACTTTGAGGTAAGTAATACAATTATTCTTCCAAATAGCAGTGTAACATTTTTTGATAAATCTTCAAAAGTAACTGAAAAATGGCTATGGATACTTCCAGGTGCTACTCCAAATGTTTCATACGAGAAAAATCCCGTTGTAACTTATAAAAAAGAGGGAATATATCCAGCAATATTGGTTGCCATGAACTCCGAAGGAGAAGATGTGAAAATATACAATCCTCTGATAGTGGTAACAACAAAGGCAAAAAATATTAAAAACCTTGCTTTAAACAAAAAAACTTATGCAAGCTCAAACGTTCCTACTGAAAAACCTTCTATGGCAGTCGATGGAACAGTTGAAAATAACAGCAAATGGTGTGCTGTAGGAGAACTTCCACATTGGTTGGTAATAGACTTTGGTAAAGAAGTAATAATTAGCAGCGTAATAATAAAACACGCCGAGGCTGGCCACGAATCGCCTGATTGGAACACAAAAGACTTTAGATTACAAGCAAGTGATGATGGAAAAAGCTGGAAAGATATATCCGTTGTTAAGGGTAATACAAAAGGTATTACCAAACATTCATTTGCCCCTGTAAAAACTAGATATTTTAGACTTTTCGTTGAAACACCAACACAAACTGGAGATAAAGCAGCAAGGATTTACGAAGTTGAAGTTTACGGACTTGAATCATTTTAA